From Aspergillus luchuensis IFO 4308 DNA, chromosome 2, nearly complete sequence:
agagagagtgtgtgtgtcgCGTCGAGCGAGTGTGTATAACGATAGTGTGAATGTAAGGAATGGATGTCGTACACCTATCGAAAGAGTACGACGGAGTCTTGGTATGTAAAGACTGTGTGGTAGTTGGGAATCACAATTTCCTGAGTGTTCAGAGAGGAGGatatggaagaagaagacgaggtCTATATACTTGTGCTGATGGGCGTGCCATGGCTGCCTCTCTTCTGGAACTGAAATAATGGGTGTGTCCAGAacagggaggggatggggtgcGTCAGCCTGTATGCCATGGATTGAGATAGTGGAGGGTGGTTGACGCGGTGGGTGGTCTACAAGCCATTGTGGAAGTCGGAGCAAGCAAAGTAATCCCATTGGCTGGATATTGGCTTGGGATGAAGTTTAGAGGCATCCACTGCCATGAATCTGGACTGTGGTcggtggaggagtggattAGGGTTTCTTGGTGGGGGGGAGATAGGTTGTGACATGAGAAGAGTTGTTTGAAAACTCAGCCAAAGGTATCGGCTGTTTCATGTGTGTGTGACTGCCGTCGATTCATGCCTCAAAAAGTGGCTTGAGGCTGTTACTTCCATTGTATGTGTGTAAGGATTGGGCTGTTTCAGTCTCAACGGCCACAAGGCTGATGCATGAGACTGTGTCTGTTCAGTTAGAAGCAAAGCGGGCGAAAGGATCAAAGAAAACGCCAATCTAGAGTGGAGTGGACGACAGACTGCTCAGAAAACTGGGTTTCCTATAGCCTGGTGGAGCTGTTAGTACGCACTATTTTCGTTGACAGTGGTTTTGGCCAAGCGTATCTGTTTTCTGTCTGTCCAACTGGTCTTTGCTTCCCCCTTCTATCACTCACCTTCATCCATCGATAACGTGCCTCTACACCCATTCAGTCCCTATTCACCCTCAACTTACCAGCAGCGCACAAAGCCCTCACAGCCAAGACAGGAATAAAGCCCACAAAAGAAGAATTCACGAAAATAATCAATCCACGAATTGTCACCATCAACCATGGTTTGACCTTTCTGGGCCAGGGGCTCGAACCCGATGCACGCAAGCAGTGGTTCCGCCCTCAGGCAAAGCAACAACGCTCATTGGGCAAGATTGTAACCGGTTCAGGGGAACATCCGCTCCGACCAATGGCAAAACATCGCCTACAAAATCCATGCACAGTCAGCGGTTATTGGGCGAGAGCGAACCGTGGGTCAAGAGCTTGGATTTCTCAAAGAGGGAAAGCAGCTGCTCCTTGGCGGGGCAGCACACGTTTTGAGGGCGTCGCCCTGTGCGCGGTGTTCCTGACGACCCAGCGTCCTATTGCCGAGAATTCCATGGACGGTATCCTTCCAACGGGGTCAAAGAATTTTCTTTCACGAGGGTCTGTTGTTCTGCttgtgggtggggaggaagtagaTCTGGACACTTTTAGTGTCGTTTGTTTATCCCAGAAGGAGCAGGTGGAACCAGCACACAACTTGTGCCAATGCATGGCATTTGTGCGGCAATTCTAAATAGCTGCTGCTAACCTGCTTCAGCATTGCTCTCTCCACAGTATGTGTTTGTTTGGTTGACATCCACGAATATTCAAACGGGATTGGACTTCGAGGCGAACCGACCCTGCTTGCGAGGCTCACACTTTGCAATTGAGTTCAGCCATGGAGTTTGTGGCCAAGATCGATGACCTGGCAGAAAATCTTGGGATGTGGCGAAGAATTAGCGGTGCGAGTTGGATGACACTAGGCTAGTGTCTTGCTTGTTGCGATCAATGTGAACTAGCGTAAACTGGGCTGGGTGTCTAGACTCAGCGATTACGCAGTATAGTGCACACTACTAGAGAGATGTCAGTATACTCATCACATACCCCAGGTGCAGTCGTCATGAGAGGTTGGAAACCTGATTCTCTGCCTCCCACACTATGGATATACAAGCTTAAACTTCCGCTGTGGCAAGATGAGCTTCAGCATGTTGCCTCATGTAGCAATCTGGAGTGAGCTGTGCAGCTTGAATTGACTTTGGGTGTATGAGCAGAGCCGGTTGAGGGAATCTGGTTCCGAGTGTGTCCGGTCGGGGCATGTTTCAGTGGCCACTGCGAGGTTTGAGAAAGGCTGTTATTCAGCGGGTGAGATATTTATGGTGAGACTAGGCAGGTGTTAAGGTCCTGATATCATGAATTGAGTGGTCATTGACGTCTTAGTCTAGTGTAAAGCACTTTCGCTTTCCTGAGGTGCCGGGGTTTTTATACAGTGTCATATGCAGGTGAAAGTTGCCCATGTCTTCTAGACTAGCGACCACATGATATCATGTGAACAGCCATAGTTGCCGTCACTGATCTTGACCAAGTCTCCGACAAAGCATACTAAGTAGCTCTGTTCCATTCCCGATCGCATCATTAACCAGTTACTGCTCCGAACACACTCCAGCACCAAACCTACAACCACCCTACAACAAACACAACCGCACTTGAATGAACCGCAACCCAATATGCATTTATTAACCCAGCTAACCCCAAAACCCAAAAAAATACCCTGACAAACAAACCAGGCAGAAAAgaatccagatccagaaaaCGAACTCCTACCCCATTACTCCCTTTGCAAAagcaccaacaaccccataACCCCCAACATCACCGTCTTCAACCACGGATGCTCCGACAGAAGAATCGTCACATACCCCACAAACGGAATATACCCAAACACGCTTCCCACGACATCGTCCCGATCGAGGTAATCCTGTCCGCGCGCATAGAGTTCCGTATCATCCGCGATATTGTTGTCGCCTTTCGTGAGGAGTTTGGCTTCAGATCTGCATGATTCAAACCATAACCTGATTAGCAAACTGCGCTCACTCTCTCAAGTTCCTTCGTTCCTGGAACGAATATAATCCGAATGTGGGAAATACACtcacccctccccaaacTGCCTCACCACCCGATGCACAATCGGAATATCCTTATCCTTGACCTGATACACCACAATCTCTCCAACGTTCAGCGTCGGTTGCGTAttccggaggaagaggagatctCCGCGCTGAAAAGCGGGCTCCATGGAGCCACTGAGGACGACTACTATGGGGCTTGGGGAGTTTGTAAGGACAGAGAGACCTTTCCACATCTGTAGATGTTCCAGAGTGTTAGTGTCTGTAAGCAATTGATCTTGCCATCGTGTAATTTCCCCGATGGTAGTTTGTGATGGGGAAGGATTGGAGGTATCGTACCATAAATGCAGTGCTCAGGACCAGCCCGAAGTTGAGCAGCTGGATGGCTGTTTGCCGTACATTTTGGATTCCGGATAGCATGGTTGCGTTGGGGGGTTGtgagggttggtggtgacgTGCTTGTGCTTTGTATGTATGGATGGTCTAGGTGGCCTTGTTTGTTTGATAGGTCGTGATGCTTAGGTAAGgtgtggctggtgctgatggttATGGCACGTGAGTGTGGCGTGTGGTGAGTGTGGGCTAGCCGGTTTGGGACGTTAAGGCTATTGCGGTGATCCTCTGTTTCAGGCATTTGAGGGTTAGGAATGGGATTATCATGTCTATGCATTGTGAGTCTAATGGATGCTATTTATACTGGTATCATAGTGTCTATCTACTCTTCCCGCAATAGCGGTCCCCTCTTAATTGGCTCAAGCACAGTATACTGCTGTGTCGGCGGAAGTGCGTCCTGACTCCAATGCACGATTGCATGCCGGAGCCAATGCGCATACGTCCCGGGAACATTATCTGATCCCTCATTCTCCCTCCACAACGACCCGAGTGTCACATTCATCACCTCCAGGATGTATCCGTGAGCGAGTTTAAACCCGAAACTCTTCGTCAGACAAGCTTCGACGATCTCTCTCGCTTGCTTCTGCTCTGCGGTCTCCACCTCGCCTTCCTTGGGCAGCGGCAACGACATGAGCTCGAATGCTTTCCGACCATCCCACCCCGTCATGTCATTGATCAGCTGCGATCCCTGCATGAACTCAATGCCGTAGAGATGCTCCGCGACATACTTCGGTCCATCCCAgttatcttcttcatcgaccaAGCTCATGACCATAGTCATAACCTGTCCCTGGATAATATAATCCGTTAACTCTCTGCACTGCTGCTCCGTCATATTCCCTGTTCCAGTGAGGAACGGC
This genomic window contains:
- the sec11 gene encoding signal peptidase complex catalytic subunit SEC11 (COG:U;~EggNog:ENOG410PJU3;~InterPro:IPR027245,IPR036286,IPR015927,IPR001733, IPR019756;~MEROPS:MER0000600;~PFAM:PF00717;~TransMembrane:3 (o12-29i129-145o151-167i);~go_component: GO:0016020 - membrane [Evidence IEA];~go_component: GO:0016021 - integral component of membrane [Evidence IEA];~go_function: GO:0004252 - serine-type endopeptidase activity [Evidence IEA];~go_function: GO:0008233 - peptidase activity [Evidence IEA];~go_process: GO:0006465 - signal peptide processing [Evidence IEA]) → MLSGIQNVRQTAIQLLNFGLVLSTAFMMWKGLSVLTNSPSPIVVVLSGSMEPAFQRGDLLFLRNTQPTLNVGEIVVYQVKDKDIPIVHRVVRQFGEGSEAKLLTKGDNNIADDTELYARGQDYLDRDDVVGSVFGYIPFVGYVTILLSEHPWLKTVMLGVMGLLVLLQRE